Sequence from the Saccharopolyspora pogona genome:
CCGTAACGCGCCATGACCTGGTAGAGGATGTTCTTGATGGTGCGTTCGGAATAGGCCAGTTTCTGTGCGATCTCCTTGAGATCGAAGCCCTCGGCGATCAGCTGGAGGACGTCGACCTCACGGGTGGTGAGTCCGCACATGGTCAGGTCGAGGGGAGCGAGCACGTCGCGTTGGACGCGCTGGTGTTCGTCCAAAAGCGTGCCTTGTAGTGATGGAGGGAGGACTCCGCCGCCGTTGCTGACTGCGTGGATGGTGTGCAGGAAGGATGTGTGGGAGAAGCGGGCGCGCCAGAGTATGGCGCGGACGCCGTGCTGCACAGCGGTGGAGATGTAGGGTCGCCAGTCGCCGTCCACGATGAGCAGGAAGTGCTTGGCGGCTCCGGAGGACAAACTGCGCAAAGTCTCCATTATGTATGAGCCAGTGGTTTCCTGGACAAGAACGACGACGTCGGCGTCGGCCGTTTCGGTCAGCGAGAGTCGCCGGTCCTGGTTTATGCAGCTGGCCAGGCCGACACGGGTGAGGTCGTCCGTGTCGTGGAGGGCCACGCGAACTGTCGCCACGGCCGCGTCGTGCACGATGCATACCTCCTTGTGGCGGTATGAGCCAGCAGCCGATTAGGCGCGGTTGTGTATTTCCGCAGGCGAAGGTAAGGAGTCCGCCGATACCCGCAGCGTGTGGGCGCAATCCGCCGGGCTCGCTGTGCTGGTCGGCGGCCCGGTCGGACTGTCGCGGGCCGGTATGTGTCAGGTCGTGCTCTGCTGAGGTTCCCGTTGGCCGCGCTTCGGCCGACTTTCAGTCCCGGGTCCGGCAAGCCGTGTAACCGCCGCGCTCCGCTTGTCGAAACGAGTATCCCGGCTGCTCCACTATGCCGCCCGGCATCCGCACGCCCATGAGCACTCGGGTTCATGGGCGTTGCTCTGGTCGAGTTGGGCGATCGGCCCCTGTGACCGCCTGCATCGTCGAGTCTTTGTCAGAAATGACGCCGGAGTCAAGGGGAATGGGCAATGGACACGCGAAGTTGGCGCTGTGGCAACCGGTACCGTCCCTGTGCGACAGCTGCGACAGATCGGGCCTTCCCAGTTCGCGGCCTTGGAGGCCCGGCGTCCGCAGCGGATGTACTAGCGCTAGAACTGTGCCCTCGTCGTGTAGGCCGGGCTCATCGCTGGGGGTGCAGCCCACTTGGACTGTGGCCACGCTGTGGTAGAGGGAGGTAACCGGCCGGCGACCAAACGTTCCCCCGTAGTTTCTTGCCTGCCCGGCCGACAACCCTGAGTATGCGTTACACGCATGACGCTGAAATGGCTTCAACCGCGAGCGCATGTGTTGGTTATGGTGTGAAGATGACTGTGGTCAAGGCTCGGCGGCTTTCCCCTGCGTCGCAAGAGGATCTGCGGCGGAGGATGGTTTCCGCTGTGGAGTCCGGATTGAGTCAGGTCGAGGTGGCAGAGGCGTTCGGTGTTGGTTGCGATCGGTGTCGCGGTGGGTGAATGGGTTCCGCTGTAACGGGAATCGGGCCTTGGCGGCACGGAAACGTGGTCGGCGTGCTGGTGAGCAGAAGGCGCTGAATGCGCGGCAGCAGGCGCGGGTGCGGCGGGCGGTGCTGGGCAAGTATCCGGACCAGTTGGCGTTGCCGGGGCTGGTGTGGACGCGCGGGCAGGTCGGCGTGCTGGTGAAACGCTGGTTCGGGATCGGCCTGTCGCGGGTCACGATCGGGAAGTACCTGCGGTCGTGGGGGTCTGTCCCCGCAGAAGCCTATCCGGGAGGCCTATGAGAAGAACCCGGACAAGATCGCCGAATGGCTGGATCAGCGGTATCCGACGATCGCCGCGGCGCAGTGGCCGCATCGTGATCGTGGGTGCGTCGCTGGCGGGACTGGCCGCTGCGGCAACGCTGCGTCGGGAGGGTTTCACCGGCTCGCTGACCATGATCGGCGATGAGCCGTATCCGCCCTATGACCGTCCACCGCTGTCGAAACAGGTGCTGGGCGGGTGGGTTGCGCCGGATCACACCGGGCTGCCCCGCAGCGACGAACGGGCCGAGGCCGCTCTCGACGGGGTGTTCGTGCTGCGCACTCGCGACGACGCCGCCGATCTGCAGCAGCGGTTGGCCGGGCGGCCCCGGCGAGTGCTGGTCATCGGCGCGGGGTTCACCGGTTGCGAGGTCGCCTCGGCATGCCGGGGGAGAGACCTGCCGGTGACGATGATCGAACGCGGACCGACACCCCTGGGCGGCGCCCTGGGTGGGGTGATCGGCGCGGTGGCCCCCGACCTGCACCGCGAGCACGGCGTCGACCCTGCGCTGCGCTACCAGCGTCGCCTCCGGTGTTCTGGTCGGCGCAGTTCGGCACCAACATCAAGTCCGTGGGTGTGCCGACCTTCGCCGATCAGGTCGTCATCGCCCAGGGCTCGGTGGCCGAGCGCCGGTTCGTGGCCGCCTACGGTTACCAGGGGCGCATCACCGCCGCGGTCGCGTTCAACCACGGCAGGTGGCTGGAGCTTTACCAGAGCTTGATCGAGGCCGCCGCACCGTTCCCGCCCGAGTTCCACCCAGCCGACCAGCAGCCCGTACCGGCCCAGCTGCCCGACAGAGAGATCCGCGACCGGTAGGCCACCGTGGTGGTGACCGGCCACGATCCCAGCGAGCGCCGCGCGCAGCTGATCCACCACTGACCTGCCCGCCGGCATGTGTCGGTGGCGGTGACGAGAGGAATGGTCATGGCGCAGCCCAGTATCTTCGAGCAGATCCTTGACCCCGCCAACCGGGCCGACCCCTACCCGCTGTTCGCGGAGTTGCGGAGAACCCCCGTGGCGCGGCAGGCCAACGGCAGTTACGTGGTCAGCACCTACGACGAGATCGTCGCGCTGCTGCACGACCCACGGGCCAGCTCCGATCCCCGCAGCCACCCTGAGCTGGCTGGCGGCCTACCCGTACCGGAGGAGGGACTGCCTGGACTGCCGCTGCCCTTCATCCAACTCGAGCCTCCCGATCACGACCGGCTGCGCGAGCTGGCCACCCGCCCGTTCGGGCCACCGTGCACTCGCGCCCGCATCGACGGGATGCGGCCCTGGCTGGCCGAGGTCGCCACGGGGCTGATCGACGACTTCGCCGGCGGGAACCGCGTCGACGTCGTCGACGGCGTCGCCTATCCCTTGCCGGTGACCGCGATCTGCCGGCTGCTCGGCGTCCTCCGTGAGGACCAGCCGCGCTTCCACCACTGGGCCGCCGCGATCACCGCGTCCGCTGATCCGTCCACGGGCGCGTTCGCCGAGCGCCAGCGCAGGCAGGCCCAGGTGAACGCGGAACTGGGGCAGTACCTCGACGGGCTCGCCGAGGCCCACGCCCACCAACCTGGCCACGACCTCATCTCCGGGCTGCTCACCGACACCGGCGCCCACACGCCGATGTCCCGCGGGGACGTGCTCAGTACCGCCGCTCTGCTGCTGGTCGCCGGCCACGAGACCACCGTCAACCTCATCGCCAACGGCATGCTCACCCTGCTGCGCCACCCCGGTGTGCTCGACCGGCTGCGGCACGAACCCGATCTGATCACCCCGTTGGTCGAGGAGTTGCTGCGCTACGAACCCCCGGTGCAGATGCTGACCGGTCGCAGCGCGCTGGCCGACATCGACA
This genomic interval carries:
- a CDS encoding response regulator transcription factor gives rise to the protein MHDAAVATVRVALHDTDDLTRVGLASCINQDRRLSLTETADADVVVLVQETTGSYIMETLRSLSSGAAKHFLLIVDGDWRPYISTAVQHGVRAILWRARFSHTSFLHTIHAVSNGGGVLPPSLQGTLLDEHQRVQRDVLAPLDLTMCGLTTREVDVLQLIAEGFDLKEIAQKLAYSERTIKNILYQVMARYGLRNRVHAVSLAIRSGLI
- a CDS encoding oxidoreductase C-terminal domain-containing protein, which encodes MFWSAQFGTNIKSVGVPTFADQVVIAQGSVAERRFVAAYGYQGRITAAVAFNHGRWLELYQSLIEAAAPFPPEFHPADQQPVPAQLPDREIRDR
- a CDS encoding cytochrome P450; its protein translation is MAQPSIFEQILDPANRADPYPLFAELRRTPVARQANGSYVVSTYDEIVALLHDPRASSDPRSHPELAGGLPVPEEGLPGLPLPFIQLEPPDHDRLRELATRPFGPPCTRARIDGMRPWLAEVATGLIDDFAGGNRVDVVDGVAYPLPVTAICRLLGVLREDQPRFHHWAAAITASADPSTGAFAERQRRQAQVNAELGQYLDGLAEAHAHQPGHDLISGLLTDTGAHTPMSRGDVLSTAALLLVAGHETTVNLIANGMLTLLRHPGVLDRLRHEPDLITPLVEELLRYEPPVQMLTGRSALADIDIAGPTIPQGSPLTLMLAAGNRDPHRFADPDRFAPDRTDNQHLGFGGGIHYCFGAPLARVEEQVALPELARRLVNPRLVTDPPPYRPNQVLRGPRHLLVEFDTLATATDEERADASRERVMRR